In one Brassica oleracea var. oleracea cultivar TO1000 chromosome C9, BOL, whole genome shotgun sequence genomic region, the following are encoded:
- the LOC106315672 gene encoding glycine-rich protein A3-like has product MGGEEDKDKGFFGYPPAGYPPGPGAYPPAGYPPQQAYPPPPPGAYPPAPGYPPGAYPPPPGAYPPAPGYGGYPPAPGHAGYPPAGYPPHHSGHAAGIGGMIAGAAAAYGAHHIAHSSHGPYGHAAYGHGFGHGHGYGYGYGHGKFKHGKFKHHGGKFKHGRHGMFGGGKFKKWK; this is encoded by the exons ATGGGAGGTGAGGAAGACAAAGACAAAGGGTTTTTTGGGTACCCACCCGCTGGATACCCGCCGGGTCCTGGGGCTTATCCACCAGCTGGATACCCACCCCAACAAGCTTACCCTCCCCCACCACCTGGTGCCTACCCACCTGCACCTGGTTATCCTCCGGGTGCATACCCACCTCCACCTGGTGCCTACCCTCCTGCTCCTGGTTATGGTGGTTATCCTCCTGCGCCTGGTCATGCTGGTTATCCTCCTGCTGGCTATCCTCCTCATCACTCAG GGCACGCAGCTGGAATCGGGGGTATGATTGCAGGTGCTGCAGCTGCCTACGGAGCTCACCACATAGCTCATAGCTCTCACGGTCCTTACGGACACGCAGCATATGGTCACGGATTTGGACATGGTCATGGCTATGGCTATGGTTATGGTCATGGTAAGTTCAAGCACGGGAAGTTCAAGCATCACGGAGGCAAGTTTAAACATGGGAGGCATGGGATGTTTGGAGGAGGTAAGTTCAAGAAGTGGAAGTGA